The Chryseobacterium sp. LJ668 genome segment ACCTAATTCATGGCATTTTTTCCTGTTAAATACGGTATATTTCAGCTGATTTTTTTTTGCTAAATTTTTCAAATACGCATTAACGGCATTTGGTCGTTTTAAATTAGCCGGTTTGTTGAGCCAGTCCTGACAGGCAGTTTGTCCTTCGCAGATTGCATCGGCTCTGTTGGAAATCACGTCTAATTTTTTCTGACTTAAATTTCCAAAATGACATTCAAATTTATCGCTCCAGAAAATGTGGCTCTTCTCAAACGGATAATAATATGTTCCCAACACAAGCCCTTTTACAAATTCTTCAAACTGTTTTTCATTAATAAAATCTGCTAAAAGCAGAGTGGGAACAGCGAGAAAATTCTTCTTGTGAGCCTGAGAAAATTTTACTGCAACCTGCTGAAATTCAAAATTCTGAAGATCAGATTTTCCAAGACCGATAAAATAAGTGATGGTTTCTTCTTTTGCTTCAACAAAAATCTCATTTTTCTTCCCTGAAAATAGAAGAGATATATTTTTATTGTAGTTTTTGTAGTTTTTGGTCCAGGATTCTTCTGTGAACAATTCAAAAACCTGTGTGTAATTTTTATTTCTTTTATTTAATAGTTTCATAATATTAGTTTTCTATTGTATCCTGATGCGGTGTAACTTCCACCGGATTTTCTGTGTTATTGTAAAATAACCATTCAATGGCTCTCGGGAATTCCTGTGACCAGTAAAATTCGTTGTGAGAACCTTCGGGATTGATATTGGTTTTAAATTCAAAATCAAAAAGATTTTTCTTTTCCCATTTTTTTAAATAGTTTTCAAAAACTTGTATCCTTTTAACCATTTTGGAGCCTTCCTGTTCGCCACCATACAGATATATCTTAGTTTTAAAAGGAACTCTGAAGCTCATCATCGGAAAATTGTTATTTGGTTCAACCCAAAGTGATGGAGAAAAAATTAAAAGTTTTGAGTATACTTCAGGATACAAAAATCCACTGTAAATACTAATCAAAGCACCTAAAGAGCTTCCCCCAATTCCGGTATGATCACGGTCTTTTTTCGTTCGGTAATGCTCATCTACAAAAGGTTTTAAAGTATCTGTAATGAAGCGGATGTACTTTTTTCCTTCAGAGCCATTGGCAACATTATCATTGTCAAAAATATATTCTTTTATCCTTTCTTCGCTTCCGTGTTCCACAGCGATGATAATAACATCGCCACGACCATATTCAGCCAGAATAGAC includes the following:
- a CDS encoding alpha/beta hydrolase, with the translated sequence MKFTLYTGEADERPIFITGNFNTWNPKDSRYQLTQIDPHNYYIEIFDDFLSDIIEFKFTKGGWENVELDQYGSITPNKKVLKSSGDVSHTVEKWRFNWGPFKEEFFPIVEIISEEFYIPQLDRHRKVWALLPYDYYVSDKKYPVLYLQDAQNLFNEGSPYGNWEIDKKLSILAEYGRGDVIIIAVEHGSEERIKEYIFDNDNVANGSEGKKYIRFITDTLKPFVDEHYRTKKDRDHTGIGGSSLGALISIYSGFLYPEVYSKLLIFSPSLWVEPNNNFPMMSFRVPFKTKIYLYGGEQEGSKMVKRIQVFENYLKKWEKKNLFDFEFKTNINPEGSHNEFYWSQEFPRAIEWLFYNNTENPVEVTPHQDTIEN